Within the Platichthys flesus chromosome 8, fPlaFle2.1, whole genome shotgun sequence genome, the region TTACGTAATCCTGCcgacaaagaaaagaaacggACCAAAACTGAAATTAGATtggcactcagtggagcccAAAATGCCCTAAAGGCCTAATAGTcccttttaaatcaaatcaagccCAGACAATTTGCAAACACTGATGGATATCAAGCATCTAAATATATGTGCTTTTTTTCATCTAGGTCCGTGAATAAGTCCTTGGGAAATTGCAAAAAAAGTCCCTAtcccacaatgttaaagaaaatgattccTGAATTTAAGAGGTTCTTTCGTGGCccgtgtcccatccttccaacAAAATTTGTGGAAATCCAGGCGGTTGTATTTCTGAGATACTGCAGTTTGAAAAATTCACACTCTAGTCCCTGCACGGTCCTCTTCCCTAAATTGATCAAGAGTGAGATTTAGTGTCATAAACCCAGTTTATGACACAAGAGTACAAGAGTACAACAATATTGTACGCCAACTACAGTTAGAAGTGGAAATACcaaacaaaaaactgttgttttgcTGGAATTGTGTGACACAGAGTTCCTGGAGACGGATTGTCTCGTTCAGGAATGAATGTCGAAATGAATCATGAAATGTGTGATAAGTCACAGCAACCTGTACCACCCAGTTACAAGCGGGTTAGCATCAGAGACTTATCAGCTCCTGGATATggacagggggacagacagGCTGGAGGAGATGCTTGTCTCTCGTGCAGCCAAAACAACTGGAGGCTTGAAGCTGAAAAAGATGTAGAGAAGAGATTAGATTTGAGAGATTAGATTTTAGAAGACTCACCTCTGCCACCCATTTCAGACTATAGAATATATACtctatgttatatatatatatatatatatatatatatatatatacaatccagcagatatttcaaatatatatatacatatatatatatgaattatcTGCTGGATTGTGTGTGATTAAAATGTGTCACAAATACATGGTTTTGATATTCATGCGTCAGGGGCTCTATCCTCTTGGGACCATGACTATCTGCGACAACTGGAAACAGACCCCAAGTGTTGGATGGACCAAACAACCAACAGTGACATATTTTCCCACCAAGAACAATATTGAAAAACTCCTGTCTGTTATGTTCCCCTAACATCTGAAACTAGGTTTCATGTGAAAGTAGGtcagttaaaatgtttgatCTTTCTCAGGAAGAGAAATCGTACTTTTCCATTAAGACTGTCTTCGTTGTGTCCGgataaacacagacactcagcACAGGAGACAGGACATTAAAGCTCTGAGTGTCACGTAGTCCAGAGAAAAGCTTTTTGATGCCATTTGCCCGACATGTGTGTACGACAACCGGAACCAAATAATGCCATGTTATGACTGACGTTCAAGATCTTCCTCAGAGCCAATGACAATTTGTTGAACAGAGAACTCGTAAGACAGGCTTCACAAGAAGAGGCACATATGTCACAGTTTTATACTTGAGAAGGAATCCAAATTGTGAAATTTGTTTACAAGAGTCAACATGTAGCTCAAGAACCACTCGAAATTGTAGGCTATTTTATCTCAGCATTTTTAGTTGaaacaatgtgtttttcatgtctGGAAACATATTGTGGAATTAAAACTATATAGTTCTGTGACTGATTTTGTATGTGTGAAATTTTTTCTCATTTTGGATTCTTTCACAATCACAAGTACATCACACAATTTACAAAAAGCTGAACAACACTTTTTCTACATCTTTGTGTTAAAAACAGCTACATAAATCTGTACTCCAGTTTCCGGATGTGAAGTTTAGGTGgatgtgttttttagtttttcttagtTTTTCTCTCAATAAGTTATAGTTTCTGTGCTCTCAGAACTTTTGTgatcattttattaaatcagATTACTTTCACATGAACATTATAAGTTGATTTATAGATGGAAGTGAAACCTCTCACAACCCCCTCTCTGCTTTATGTTGCTGGTTTTACTCAAACAAACTCAAAAACTAACAAACCCCAAAAATTCCTCATACACTAGATGTACTTGACAATAAACAGATGCTAAACTCGAAGGTTGTAAGGACCGATGAATGCATTCATTCTGAGAAGGAAAGTCtccaggatttttttgtttgtgtaatcaAAGAGGCTCCTGCGCTGGTACTTTTCCTCTCATCTGTGTTCAATGCAGGCGCTTGGAATAAGAAAAAACTTGCCTACTCTGCCAGCCTTACCCCATAAAAGGACGGGGGAAAAAGAAAGCCTTTTATCGTTCCCCCCAGCTTGTCACTATGGTggctatgggggggggggggggggggtctataaTAAATACACTTTTGTGCATTCTTCACCCCCCACCCTCAAAGGggaacacataaacacacaataaagtGTCCTCATGTCCCGCTCATTCCAGGGGGGGGacacctgcagagagaagttTTAGCCCCTCAAAGttaggaaaaacacacaactgcacctacagattacacaaacacatactgcAACAAGCACAagcctgcctcctgctgctgttgctgctgttgctcacCATATTGACATGCTGAACAGGCACAgaataatccccccccccccatcacacacacacacaaacccctaTATTGCCAATCCCAGACACACATTGTCGCAAAAATCTCCAAcactaagaaataaaaaatctcaGCAATGGCTGCTCCATGGGCCCTGTGGAAACAGAGTAGGAGGCGAGGATTGAAAAAAGACAGAGcatgaaagagtgaaagaggggagggagaggcactgagcgaagaaaattGGGGggtgttgaggaggaggaggaggaggagagactaaGGGAAACTACTTAAGACGGTGAGAACTGAAGAGTGAGTGAGCACACGGTGTAAGCACACAGACTGGGAACGAGGAAAACACTCCAACAATCCATCAGCATCAAACAGGTATAGAAATCCACTTTTCCTCTTATCTTCtactttattttccatttatttcatCACTTTACGTGTACTGATGCAAACTCCATGATCACATGGTCATTGTTAGAGATGTGGTCATCTGTGTCAGCATTTAAAGGCATGAGAGCATATCTTCTATGGAGATGTTTTCAATTTGAGTGTTATTTAAATCCATTCCTATTTTTTGTTATGATTTAGTTCTGGGTTCCCACACAACTCCTCTGGCTTTCTGCCTGCACAGAAAAAATGGAAGTGCTGAAGGGTTCCCCCCAATAGAAGTATTTTAGTTCTTCCAGctttcagtatttatttatttaaggcTGTTTACAGGATGGAACAAGAACATTGTGAAAGTTTAATTATTCTCAAATGTGTAAACTAAAGTGAAATCGATCCCAAATGTGGCCAAATACCTTTGTTCTCAAcaaactttattgtttttcttttctttgacatatcctaaatgaaaaaaagggaaaaacctTTTGTATTACTATTTGCAGATCCTCGACTCatttgtgtcttgttttgtaaCTAAGATCTGTATTTTTGTTACTGTGATTTGACGCAGTTACCATGACCACAATAACTTCTTCATCTCgatttcagtttctttcttcCACTTTATTTGAATTCCATAACGAGTCTTGATTTGTATATAGGCCACAAGTTAAAaggagaaatcaatgaaatcaaTATTGATTCATTACTTCTATACACCGAATGGGTAAACATGCCATTACAGTAAATGGGATCTATTTATGGTTGTaatatttttgaaattattgttttttgtcgAAGTCATTCtcatcattatttgtcatttctATCCATAGAGATGACGTCACTGTGCAggaaccttcttttttttctgtttgcctCGCCACTCCTTCACTCCCACCTCTTCACTCATTCTGCCACCACTTCCTCTCCCAGTACTCGTCCTCGCATCAGATTCATTAATAGCTTGGGCTCGGATGATGACTATGAGGATGATTACAATGACGATGACAACAGCTCTCTTTCTGAAGTCCCGTCCACAGTGAAGATTGCAGTTCTCAATACGAAACCCCAGTTCTGCAAGATCAATTCCTGCCTGGAGGATCAGGAACCGTGTTACCAACTTTCGGAGAAGACCGGGTGCCTCTGTCCTGGGATCAGTGGGGCAGATGAGCCTCCTCACCCACCAGTCATCCAGACAGTGCTGCCAGTCAGTAATGGAGCTAACAGCGGGAAGATAGAGGTGCAGTGGTGTGCTCCATCTTCTGTGGTGTCTGGGTATAGAGTGTTGGTTGAGGGAGGTGAAGGCGATGCTTTGGAGTTTGGAGATGCTCTACGACGAGGGTTGGTGGGATCCTTGGAAGTTGGGACCAGGGTGTGTGTGGAGGCGATGAACAGTGCAGGACACAGCAGCCCCTCAGAATTCTCCTGCACCCGGTATAACCCTCCTAAAAACTCTGGTCATAACCTGCTGGTCTGGATCCTAGGTGGAGGAGTCGCCCTGCTTCTACTTATCATCATAACTGCTGTGATCCtatggaaacagaaaatatgtcaaaagaggaagagagactcTGCTGATGGACTAGGAAACCCTTCTTACAGCAAAGAGGGAACTCTGTAATCCGGAAAAGTGCAGCAGGGACCACCATCCCAGTTATAAGAGATAGAGTTGAAACGCTGGTGTGATTATGAACAAAAGCCAATCACTGGGATAACGCgcacaataataaataataacagttTATCAAGCTATTTGGGGATTATAACTGCAGGGTCGTTTGCTGGCAAATTAACCTCTGTAGATTtactttagatttaaattttattgtaaatacatttttaggcAATAGCTATTGATTAAAACGTTTGTAATGAACTAaatcttattttaataaaaaactgtttgaaatgttttgattgAATTTTTGATTCAAAAGGTTTTTGCACTGGCCTATAGTTCATGACTTACAGATTGGTAATAGTAATGATATTGATAgcatatatttagtttttaagaCAGAGCAAAAAACAAGGGGAGCTTTAATGTGCTGTGGCATCCGATGGTCGACTGCAAACTGAAGATTGTATAGGTCGTCAAACAGAGAGATGGAAAAtgatttttacaaaaataagtgACAACATTTATGTTATATGCCTAAGATGGAACTCAACTCTAATTATGCCTTTAATATAAACAATTTGTATATAATCAGCATGCAACATAAACATCATTTTatcaaaaataagaataaataaataacaaaaatgaaGCAATAATATATTGTGTATATGAAATAATGTCTGTGAGGAGTGATTGACCTCCACAGAGCCCTGATCTcagatatttattattatcattatttcagATTTCACTTTGTGCGTCATAAACTGATTGATAAACAGTATTCATACCATAACTTTGAAGGGATTCTGAAACTTGTGTACAGTACGGTACTGCATACACAACAATATCACATTACAGTATACTACTGATACTTTTGTACGGTATTTAATGCAGTGCTTTGCTGCCTCTACTTCGGTGAAACCTCTTCCCTTTCAACGACTTCTATCCCGGTATCTTTCCCACTCTTGTTTTGAAAGTCTTAAAGATATAAACCGCAGGAAGTTGTGGTAATTGGTCATGAGCTGGAGTCTCGCAACGTAAGTCCCGCCTTTTTCCGGTGTCTCAACCAATGATGGGCCACCGAACAATGTGAGGAAGAAGGTGCATACACATTTGTTCAGCAGCAGGATGGCAGGCGCAGGTGAGTTTCCACTCACTCTTTTAACTTAATGAATGAGGTTGAATATTCAAAACACGagcttttttaaactttaattgaGTTTACGTTAATCAGCCTGTTTCTCTAACGTTTACTTAGATAACAATCACACCCAAAGTTGCATTAACCGTATATTTATGTTGTCAGGTCGTTTAAACTGTGTGGGTATCTTTGCAGGTATCTCATCAGCTGATGAGATAAATAACAAATGAGGATATCGTCTCTGTTTATGATGATATTGAGGGTTTCTGTGTTAATTGTACAGATGTCAGGTTCAGGATGACTCAGCAGAACGGATGTTGGGTGTATCCTCAGGGAACGCTTGTCTAGTTCACTGTCACCAAATAAACCTACAACAAACCACATGATGAGAGAACTGTACCTGTActacaaattcacacacacacatgcacgtctctCTATAGCTGTGAGGACGCTACAACCCTAAcgccaagtcttaaccctcaaaaagcTCGTTggatttgtgaggaccagcaaAAAGGTCAATGTCAGTTTTGAActttaatatgaaataaaaaatggtgGCATTTTTGGTCACATCACTCATCAGCGCTTAGGAACCTCCACCCTCCTCTTTTCCGACCGCTAAGCATGTGGGAGGAGGTTTAATTCCTCTGGGTTGTGTGGCAACTATCTGAGCTCAAATTCAGGGAAGAATGGATTCCACTAATTATCAGCAAATCCGAGATGAAAACAGAGACAGTAACCTAGGTGGTTCTACAACACGACTCAGCCTATGAGCAAAAGCAGATATCAAAATCCAACATAAACTAAAGTCCCCTGATATGCATatttgtgaaaatgaaatgtctgaGTGAATCCTAAAAATGCTGAGTGTAAGAATAGTGTAAAAAATACTTCAAAACTTTGCAATGATCATCAGGATGAGAAGGTGAAAATCCAAGAAGAAattaataaagtaaagtaataaagtaattCAAGTAAAGGGTAGCCTTCTGTGATTGAATAACTAATCATAGAaacactaaatatatataaatatatatcagcaAATAAAGAGTATTTAACATGTATCAGTCACATCTTGGCTTATACCTGTTGCTCCTACCATTTGACAAATCTGTAATTATCAGGCTGTTCGCTTGTTACCTGTGTAAGGAAGCCACATAGCAGGTATCATGGTACAGCTACATAGTATGACCTATCACAGGAAAATGATGGTCAGTAATAAAATCTTATGTCAGGCTGTTTTATCACTTTATGCCTAATCTGTGTCTGAAGAGTGAATGATGCAATTTTATGGAAGTTTTCAACAATGGCTGCTCACACTTTACAACGTCTTTAATGTGTTCTCTCTGTTATTTCCAGTCAACAAGGCGGTGTCCTATGAGGATCTGAAAGCTCTTCTAGAAAAGAGACAGAATCTCTTCCTGGTTGATGTCCGCTCCAAAGGAGAAGTGGACAAAGGACAAATTCCAGGATCTGTTCACATCCCAGGTgagcttcttttattttcatttacagGAAGAGAAATCGTTGAAATCAACCATATAACTCATCCTGATTGCtgaatttcatttatttccccccaCGGTCCCCACGGTTCCCGCTAATCATCCACAACCAGACTTTAGCTTCTGGGTGTGTTGCGTATACTTGAAATACCAGTGTGTCGTGTAGGATAGGCATCTTTGCACttgagtctggttcttcagGTTACAAACATTTTTCAATTCATGTAAATGCTTTATGTTATCTTAAAGTTATGcttgttcattcattcagtgGATACAGTCGAAGCTGCGTTTGCAATGCAGCCAGAAGAATTCAAGGCCAAGTACGGGGTGACCAAGCCACCGATGGACGCCCCCGAGCTGGTATTCCACTGCCAAATGGGCAGGCGAGGTGAAATGGCCACGAGCAAGGCCCAAGAACTAGGATATGtgaagtaaataaataactgttacctttaaataatacacacatacatatgtcATGCTTTTGATATCCATGAGTATTTGAAGTTGTTATGTAATGATGTTCTATTCTGTGCTTGCCTTGTGTTTCAGTGCTCGTAATTATGCTGGAGGATACAAGGAGTGGtctgagagagaggggaagtgaCTCATGTCGAAGGAATgcttcatatatatttataagaaATATAAATTGTGAAAGCTTGACAGAAAAAATTTAGAAATATTTGGGAAGTTCAATGCTACCTTTTTGatactgttttgttttcattttgaaatgtatgaatgaattcaaataaaatgattagGCTATTTGGTCAGGACTACATTTATTTCTGTGGATCACTATTGAGAGCTCTGCTAAACTTGAAAAACGCTTCCTGCACAGTATAAAGAGGTACACAGTGGTCGCAtcaaattgaaaacaaacatgaagtcGTCAGAAAAAAGTTAGTGAGTTTCAGTTAGGTCACCTAAATAGTTATAACACAGTATAATGTAGTTGTTATCGTATTTAAGTTTGTTGATGAACAATAATAACTAAAATCCATTGGACACTGGTGTGTATCTTAATGGAAGTTACTGATGTTAACAAATACTGcatattaatgaaaacattaaaaatctCTATACCTGATAATGTTTATGTGCTGTTTATATATGCCTAATAGTGTTACTACATCACTAAACTATTGAATAACTCAAtgaattctttatattttttactggTAATAAACATTTCCAGAGTTTAATTGTGGATTAATGACACCAGCATAACaaaatcctgttttattttacgAAAATGTAGTTGAGGTCACTTCCTCTTGATTTATAGCAGCTATTTAAAGTTCTCACACTATAGTGCTGGTATGTTACAAAGTAATTTT harbors:
- the tstd1 gene encoding thiosulfate:glutathione sulfurtransferase, translated to MAGAVNKAVSYEDLKALLEKRQNLFLVDVRSKGEVDKGQIPGSVHIPVDTVEAAFAMQPEEFKAKYGVTKPPMDAPELVFHCQMGRRGEMATSKAQELGYVNARNYAGGYKEWSEREGK
- the si:ch1073-303k11.2 gene encoding LRRN4 C-terminal-like protein; the protein is MTSLCRNLLFFLFASPLLHSHLFTHSATTSSPSTRPRIRFINSLGSDDDYEDDYNDDDNSSLSEVPSTVKIAVLNTKPQFCKINSCLEDQEPCYQLSEKTGCLCPGISGADEPPHPPVIQTVLPVSNGANSGKIEVQWCAPSSVVSGYRVLVEGGEGDALEFGDALRRGLVGSLEVGTRVCVEAMNSAGHSSPSEFSCTRYNPPKNSGHNLLVWILGGGVALLLLIIITAVILWKQKICQKRKRDSADGLGNPSYSKEGTL